From the genome of Hymenobacter cellulosilyticus, one region includes:
- a CDS encoding SusC/RagA family TonB-linked outer membrane protein, with amino-acid sequence MSTDFSIFDFLTYRLNVALDGHTYSNADAQKVGIIRQNSEISTASLNEFLGYDLFLLGENTLNFNKRFGNHNLNALGGYSEQSFRSHNVQGGTTGFTSSPQYYFQLGAGPDKGVIDGSSFIYTKRSFFAQASYDYNNRYLVTVSGRRDGSSRFTKANRWGNFGAASLGWRISEESFFKGALPQVNNLKLRASYGSNGNDALGGPFGGAYLPYAVIGQNVNYVIGTGQGIVNGAAQLALPSPDIRWEERYTKDLGLDVSVLSNRLTMSADYYISQTRNALAPVQVATYLGHFGQDLFQNAGDIENKGFELALGYHDTKKDFTYGADFTLTTIKNKLTAVPVQGQSFNGADLTRSEVGSSLGEFYLIQFDGIFQSDDEAANYKNSKGVRIQPNASAGDVRYKDLNDDGKIDNADRTYVGQAIPNLQMGLNLNAAYKGFDLAIFLNSVSGNKVYNQARRDLEGYLGPNNYNADVTPWTPENRSNTTPRLLQGGGAGALGEAAASNARFNTTRWLEDGSYIRLRNVQLGYTIPKSLTGKVPSLGSVRVYITGRNLFTITDYTGFDPEVTGTGFYSRGVDVSAYPNVRSVIGGLQVNF; translated from the coding sequence GTGAGCACCGATTTCTCCATCTTCGACTTTCTGACCTACCGGCTGAATGTGGCCCTGGACGGGCATACCTACAGCAACGCCGATGCACAGAAAGTGGGCATCATCCGTCAGAACAGCGAAATTTCTACCGCCTCGCTGAATGAGTTTCTGGGCTACGACCTGTTTTTGCTGGGCGAAAACACCCTGAACTTCAATAAGCGCTTCGGCAACCACAACCTCAACGCGCTGGGCGGCTACTCCGAGCAAAGCTTCCGGTCGCACAACGTCCAGGGCGGTACCACCGGCTTCACGTCTTCGCCCCAGTACTACTTTCAGCTGGGCGCCGGCCCCGACAAGGGCGTTATTGACGGTTCCAGCTTCATTTACACCAAGCGCTCCTTCTTTGCCCAGGCCAGCTACGACTACAACAACCGCTACCTGGTGACGGTGAGCGGCCGGCGCGACGGCTCGTCGCGCTTTACCAAGGCCAACCGCTGGGGCAACTTCGGAGCGGCTTCGCTGGGCTGGCGCATCAGTGAGGAAAGCTTCTTCAAGGGCGCGCTGCCCCAAGTCAACAACCTGAAGCTGCGCGCCAGCTACGGCTCGAACGGCAACGACGCGCTGGGTGGCCCGTTTGGCGGTGCCTACCTGCCGTATGCGGTGATTGGTCAAAACGTGAACTACGTAATAGGCACCGGTCAGGGCATCGTGAATGGCGCGGCGCAGCTGGCGCTGCCCAGCCCCGATATCCGCTGGGAAGAGCGCTATACCAAGGACCTGGGCCTGGACGTGAGCGTGCTCAGCAACCGCCTTACGATGTCGGCCGACTACTACATTTCGCAGACCCGCAACGCCCTGGCCCCCGTGCAGGTAGCTACCTACCTCGGCCACTTCGGCCAGGACCTGTTCCAGAATGCTGGCGACATCGAGAATAAAGGCTTTGAGCTGGCTTTGGGCTACCACGACACCAAGAAGGACTTCACCTACGGGGCCGACTTTACCCTGACGACCATCAAAAACAAGCTGACGGCCGTGCCGGTGCAAGGCCAGTCGTTCAACGGCGCCGACCTGACCCGCTCGGAAGTAGGCTCGTCGCTGGGCGAGTTCTACCTGATTCAGTTCGACGGAATTTTCCAATCGGATGACGAGGCAGCTAACTACAAGAACTCGAAAGGCGTCCGGATTCAGCCCAACGCCTCGGCCGGCGACGTGCGCTACAAAGACCTCAACGACGACGGCAAGATTGACAACGCCGACCGCACGTACGTGGGGCAGGCCATTCCGAATCTGCAGATGGGCCTCAACCTGAATGCAGCCTACAAAGGATTTGACCTGGCCATTTTCCTGAACTCGGTGAGCGGCAACAAGGTCTATAACCAGGCCCGGCGCGACCTGGAAGGCTACCTCGGCCCCAACAACTACAACGCCGACGTGACGCCCTGGACGCCGGAGAACCGCTCCAACACCACGCCACGCCTGCTGCAGGGTGGGGGAGCCGGCGCGCTGGGCGAAGCCGCCGCTTCCAATGCCCGCTTCAACACCACGCGCTGGCTGGAAGACGGCTCCTACATCCGGCTGCGCAACGTGCAGCTGGGCTATACCATCCCCAAGAGCCTGACCGGCAAAGTACCCAGCCTGGGCAGCGTACGGGTGTATATAACGGGTCGTAACCTGTTCACCATCACCGATTACACCGGCTTCGACCCCGAAGTAACCGGTACCGGCTTCTACAGCCGTGGCGTCGACGTGAGTGCCTATCCCAACGTGCGCAGTGTCATTGGCGGCCTGCAGGTGAACTTCTAA
- a CDS encoding RagB/SusD family nutrient uptake outer membrane protein, which yields MKVNKIATLLLAGSLFAASGCKKDLLDQANPNAPTTDQFWKTQDDATKGIYSCYSGLQQFACYYRSFHFMAHRSDESYSQSPFVELANFTRFITPDNNFFISSFAWNDYYRTIYRTNQVITHVPDIQMNEGLRKQIVAEARFIRALSYFDLTYFFGNVPLILVEPVVTTRAPQATQAQTEEQLIIDLQAAIPDLPLSYSDAEKGRVTKGAAQALLAKVYMQQRKWSEASALLAQVISSGQYDIVPSYLDNFTEANENNRESVFEVQFTNLNNTRLELGQGQDRASSAETHDRPNFFGPPGPTYADVQPRRWLLDEYKDSTVAFAPGSTTKHLIDPRRDISIIHAGNPDQFYGKTFGEWNWNPDQQYWRKYLNDRTRTAPGQQNENFSSGINHRVIRFADVLLMQAEALIELNQTSTAVPLINRVRQRASVNLAPLTGTYSREQMRQIIRSERAKELAGEGTRWFDILRWGLMDNQTGIEELKTRDADFVNFRLGVSKLLPIPQRDIDIDPNMRQNPGY from the coding sequence ATGAAAGTAAATAAGATAGCAACCCTGCTGCTGGCAGGAAGCCTTTTTGCCGCCTCGGGCTGCAAAAAAGACTTGCTGGACCAAGCCAACCCCAACGCTCCGACGACGGACCAGTTCTGGAAAACTCAGGACGACGCCACCAAGGGCATTTATTCCTGCTACTCCGGTTTGCAGCAGTTTGCCTGCTACTACCGCAGCTTCCACTTTATGGCTCACCGCTCCGATGAGTCGTACAGCCAGAGCCCGTTTGTGGAGCTGGCCAACTTTACGCGCTTCATCACGCCGGACAACAACTTCTTCATTTCGTCTTTTGCCTGGAACGACTATTACCGCACGATTTACCGCACCAACCAGGTAATCACCCACGTGCCCGATATCCAGATGAACGAGGGGCTGCGCAAGCAGATCGTGGCCGAAGCCCGCTTTATCCGGGCCCTGTCGTATTTCGACCTGACGTACTTCTTCGGCAACGTGCCCCTGATTCTGGTGGAGCCCGTGGTAACGACCCGGGCGCCCCAGGCCACCCAGGCCCAGACCGAGGAGCAACTCATCATCGACCTGCAGGCCGCTATTCCCGACCTGCCCCTGTCGTACTCCGATGCCGAGAAAGGCCGGGTGACGAAAGGCGCCGCGCAGGCGTTATTGGCCAAGGTGTATATGCAGCAGCGTAAGTGGTCGGAAGCCTCGGCGCTGCTAGCCCAGGTGATTAGCTCGGGGCAGTACGATATTGTGCCCAGCTACCTCGACAACTTCACCGAAGCCAACGAAAACAACCGCGAGTCGGTATTTGAGGTACAGTTTACCAACCTGAACAACACCCGCCTGGAGCTGGGCCAGGGGCAAGACCGAGCCTCCTCGGCCGAAACCCACGACCGACCCAACTTCTTCGGACCTCCCGGCCCTACGTATGCCGACGTGCAGCCCCGGCGCTGGCTGCTGGATGAGTACAAGGACTCGACCGTTGCCTTTGCTCCCGGCAGCACCACCAAGCACCTAATTGACCCGCGTCGCGACATCAGCATCATTCATGCCGGCAACCCTGACCAGTTCTATGGCAAGACCTTTGGCGAATGGAACTGGAACCCGGATCAGCAGTACTGGCGCAAGTACCTCAATGACCGGACCCGCACGGCACCCGGCCAGCAGAATGAGAACTTCTCCTCGGGCATCAACCACCGCGTGATTCGGTTTGCCGACGTGCTGCTGATGCAGGCCGAGGCCTTGATCGAACTCAACCAGACGAGCACGGCCGTGCCGCTCATCAACCGGGTGCGCCAGCGGGCTTCCGTCAACCTGGCCCCGCTTACCGGCACCTATAGCCGGGAGCAGATGCGCCAGATTATCCGCAGCGAAAGAGCAAAGGAGCTGGCTGGTGAAGGCACCCGCTGGTTCGACATTCTGCGCTGGGGCCTGATGGACAACCAGACCGGCATTGAAGAACTCAAAACCCGGGACGCGGACTTTGTCAACTT